One region of Raphanus sativus cultivar WK10039 unplaced genomic scaffold, ASM80110v3 Scaffold3160, whole genome shotgun sequence genomic DNA includes:
- the LOC130506370 gene encoding uncharacterized protein LOC130506370, with translation MFSFWKKRLGIGMAAAAHDSSSRESLEMKFGQLHHVDCNLQAEELGVLLDRVKSAAASLHYLRSKALLAVPDLLAHESLGAEQLPLEDDGSVSEVAKDIITLLTFHSPGEEDTFPGTSEKNQDSLVIRDGACTLKMIQFIQMVADVLESLLRRVTAAESEASFHKERVIIGEEEIRRKTVEIEHLLSSVDGMKQIVLGNKGVLNKTMEIIKTLVEASRRDREEAVEKEEELRRVKTEFESLRNYVNTSTNAVETLRSSERQFKTIEAMLVAKSAQLEGEKAQKEVEIQKLMEENVKLTALLDKKEAQILALNEQCKFMALNASNI, from the exons ATGTTTAGTTTCTGGAAAAAGAGATTGGGAATAGGTATGGCTGCTGCTGCACATGATTCATCATCAAGAGAAAGCCTTGAGATGAAATTTGGTCAACTGCATCATGTAGATTGTAATTTACAAGCTGAAGAGTTGGGTGTTCTGCTAGATAGGGTCAAATCAGCTGCAGCCAGCTTACACTATTTGAGGTCAAAAGCTCTGTTGGCCGTTCCTGATCTTCTAGCACATGAGTCGCTCGGTGCTGAACAGTTACCACTAGAAGATGATGGTTCAGTTTCCGAAGTGGCCAAGGACATCATCACTCTTCTAACTTTTCATAGTCCAGGGGAAGAAGATACGTTTCCTGGAACTAGCGAGAAGAACCAAGACTCCTTGGTTATACGGGATGGAGCTTGTACTTTGAAGATGATCCAATTCATACAGATGGTCGCTGATGTGCTGGAGTCTCTTCTGAGGAGGGTCACAGCGGCAGAATCCGAAGCGTCGTTCCATAAGGAGAGGGTGATTATAGGTGAGGAAGAAATTAGAAGGAAGACAGTCGAAATCGAGCATTTGTTATCGAGTGTGGATGGGATGAAACAGATAGTGCTTGGTAATAAAGGTGTTCTCAACAAAACAATGGAGATAATCAAGACGTTGGTTGAAGCCAGTAGGAGAGATAGGGAGGAAGCTGTTGAGAAAGAAGAGGAGCTCCGTCGTGTGAAGACGGAGTTTGAATCACTTAGAAATTACGTCAATACTTCCACCAATGCTGTTGAGACACTTCGTTCATCGGAAAGGCAATTCAAAACTATCGAAGCAAT GCTGGTTGCTAAGTCTGCACAGCTGGAAGGCGAGAAAGCGCAGAAAGAGGTAGAAATTCAAAAGCTGATGGAGGAGAACGTGAAGCTAACCGCTCTTCTTGACAAGAAAGAAGCTCAGATTCTGGCCTTGAATGAACAATGCAAATTCATGGCTTTGAATGCTTCAAACATCTGA